In a genomic window of Burkholderiales bacterium:
- a CDS encoding CDP-alcohol phosphatidyltransferase: protein MNAANAITLLRLCLVPALAYFLLQGNHALAFWAFVVAAASDALDGFVARRFDQRTSIGAVLDPMADKLLIFATVLGLAWIQVLPLWLAALMLGRDFVLVVGAVSYRLAIGPYHMQPTVLGKTCTFFQFALLVLLLADVAGYVEAEPAHAPLFALVALFTVLSGAHYVWLWGRKAARHEG, encoded by the coding sequence ATGAACGCGGCCAACGCCATCACCCTGCTCCGGCTGTGCCTGGTGCCGGCCCTCGCCTATTTCCTGCTGCAGGGGAACCACGCCCTCGCCTTCTGGGCGTTCGTGGTCGCGGCGGCGAGCGACGCCCTGGACGGCTTCGTGGCGCGCCGCTTCGACCAGCGCACCTCCATCGGGGCGGTGCTGGACCCCATGGCCGACAAGCTGCTGATCTTCGCCACCGTGCTGGGGCTCGCCTGGATCCAGGTGCTGCCCCTGTGGCTCGCGGCCCTGATGCTGGGCCGGGACTTCGTGCTCGTGGTGGGCGCGGTGAGCTACCGCCTGGCGATCGGCCCCTACCACATGCAGCCCACCGTCTTGGGGAAGACCTGCACCTTCTTCCAGTTCGCCCTGCTGGTCCTGCTGCTCGCGGACGTCGCCGGCTACGTGGAGGCGGAGCCCGCGCACGCGCCCCTGTTCGCCCTGGTGGCCCTGTTCACCGTGCTCTCCGGCGCCCATTACGTCTGGCTGTGGGGCCGCAAAGCGGCCCGGCACGAAGGCTGA
- a CDS encoding ATP-dependent DNA helicase-like protein, which translates to MLDLERVFAEDGPLARRIPHYRARPQQLEMASVIARAIEERRILVVEAGTGTGKTFAYLVPALIRGGKVILSTGTKTLQDQLYHRDLPTVRAALGLPVTVALLKGRANYVCQHHLQRSLAEARFASREAAAHLERVRQFAAVSGTGDRAELPDVPEDSPVWPAVTSTRDNCLGTGCQYYDRCFLMRARREALAADVVVVNHHLFFADLVLRDVGVAELLPACNTVVFDEAHQLPETATLFFGESVGSGQLIELARDARAEGAAAARDFQRLPEAAQALDKAARDLRLAVGEAPGRWPARQAMERPGFGPALDAVAEALARLERLLESQVARAEGLAHCHERAARLSALLVRWRSEEADESVRWVEAFHQALQLHRTPLSVASVFSRQIASPPRAWIFTSATLSVAGRFDHYCRELGLDGAATASWESPFDYPNHALLYLPEGLPEPAHSDHTEAVTRAALPVLKASRGRAFLLFTSLKAMQRAHGLLKEALAREGLDYPVLLQGEGSRSAMLERFRNAKHAILLGSQSFWEGVDVPGEQLSVVVIDKLPFAPPDDPVFAARLEHLRAAGGNPFNDYQLPEAVITLKQGAGRLIRSETDRGVLMICDPRLLTRSYGRRILASLPPMGRTRRLEEVLAFLTSPGHTRRE; encoded by the coding sequence ATGCTCGATCTGGAGCGCGTCTTCGCCGAGGACGGGCCCCTCGCCCGCCGCATTCCCCACTATCGTGCCCGGCCCCAGCAACTGGAGATGGCGAGCGTCATCGCCCGAGCCATCGAGGAGCGCCGGATCCTGGTGGTGGAGGCGGGCACCGGCACGGGCAAGACCTTCGCCTACCTGGTGCCCGCTCTAATCCGCGGCGGCAAGGTGATCCTTTCCACTGGAACCAAAACGCTCCAGGACCAGCTCTACCACCGGGACCTGCCCACGGTGCGGGCCGCCCTGGGGCTTCCGGTGACCGTGGCCCTGCTCAAGGGACGCGCCAACTACGTGTGCCAGCACCATCTGCAGCGCAGCCTAGCGGAAGCTCGCTTCGCCAGCCGGGAAGCGGCGGCCCACCTCGAGCGGGTGCGCCAGTTCGCGGCCGTTTCCGGGACCGGGGACCGGGCGGAGCTACCCGATGTGCCCGAGGACTCCCCCGTGTGGCCAGCGGTCACGTCCACCCGGGACAATTGCCTGGGGACCGGCTGCCAGTATTACGACCGCTGTTTCCTCATGCGGGCCCGGCGCGAAGCGCTGGCGGCGGACGTGGTGGTGGTGAACCACCACCTCTTTTTCGCCGACCTGGTGCTGCGGGACGTGGGCGTCGCGGAGCTCCTGCCCGCGTGTAACACGGTGGTGTTCGACGAGGCTCACCAGCTCCCGGAGACCGCCACCCTTTTCTTCGGCGAAAGCGTAGGAAGCGGTCAATTGATCGAGCTGGCCCGGGACGCCCGGGCGGAAGGCGCGGCGGCGGCCCGGGACTTCCAGCGCCTGCCCGAGGCGGCCCAGGCCCTGGACAAGGCCGCCCGGGATCTTCGCCTGGCGGTGGGCGAGGCCCCCGGCCGGTGGCCCGCCCGCCAGGCCATGGAGCGGCCCGGGTTTGGCCCCGCGCTGGACGCAGTGGCTGAGGCCCTCGCGCGGCTCGAGCGCCTGCTGGAATCCCAGGTGGCCCGGGCCGAGGGCCTGGCCCATTGCCATGAGCGGGCGGCGCGACTCTCGGCCCTTCTCGTCCGCTGGCGGTCGGAGGAGGCGGACGAGTCGGTGCGCTGGGTGGAGGCCTTTCATCAGGCGCTGCAGCTTCACCGCACGCCCCTTTCGGTGGCCTCCGTCTTCAGCCGGCAGATCGCGAGCCCGCCCCGGGCGTGGATCTTCACCTCGGCCACCTTGTCCGTCGCCGGCCGCTTCGACCATTACTGCCGGGAGCTGGGGCTCGACGGGGCGGCCACGGCGAGCTGGGAAAGCCCCTTCGATTACCCGAACCACGCCCTCCTATACCTGCCCGAGGGACTGCCGGAGCCGGCCCATTCGGACCACACCGAGGCGGTGACCCGGGCGGCGCTGCCGGTGCTCAAAGCGAGCCGGGGACGGGCGTTTCTCCTGTTCACCTCCCTCAAGGCCATGCAGCGGGCCCACGGGCTGCTCAAGGAAGCCCTGGCGCGGGAGGGCCTGGACTATCCCGTGCTGCTCCAGGGGGAGGGATCCCGCTCGGCCATGCTGGAGCGTTTCCGCAACGCGAAGCACGCCATCCTGCTCGGGAGCCAGTCGTTCTGGGAGGGCGTGGACGTGCCAGGGGAGCAGTTGTCCGTGGTGGTGATCGACAAGCTGCCCTTCGCGCCGCCCGACGATCCCGTGTTCGCCGCCCGGCTCGAGCATTTGCGGGCGGCGGGGGGCAACCCGTTCAACGACTATCAGCTCCCGGAGGCGGTGATCACCCTGAAGCAGGGCGCGGGACGCCTCATCCGCAGCGAGACCGACCGGGGGGTGCTCATGATCTGCGATCCGAGGCTCCTCACCCGCTCCTACGGCCGCCGCATCTTGGCGAGCCTGCCCCCCATGGGACGCACCCGCCGCCTCGAGGAGGTGCTGGCCTTCCTCACCTCTCCGGGCCATACTCGTAGAGAATGA
- the rimO gene encoding ribosomal protein S12 methylthiotransferase RimO: protein MSPARRLRRRAPRVGFVSLGCPKALVDSERILTQLRAEGYDIAPTYDGADLVVVNTCGFIEAAVEESLAAIGEALAENGRVIVTGCLGAKGTLVQRTHPRVLAVTGPEALDEVMAAVHRHLPKPHDPFLDLVPPQGLRLTPRHYAYLKISEGCNHRCTFCIIPSLRGDLVSRPVGEVMREAEALVESGVKELLVIAQDTSAYGVDVRYRTGFWNGRPVKTRFADLVRALSGLGVWVRLHYVYPYPHVDEVLPLMAEGKVLPYLDVPFQHASPRILKLMKRPASGEDNLQRIRAWRTQVPGLTIRSTFIVGFPGETEAEFEALLRFLEEAELDRVGCFAYSPVEGAAANALPDPVPEEVKEARRSRLMEVQARVSRKRLARKVGARMPVLIDQVTPRHALGRGPGDAPEIDGVVRVEGASGLKPGDLVEVTITGSDTHDLRAIPVGRAPQQAARTAAG, encoded by the coding sequence ATGTCTCCTGCCCGCCGCCTTCGCCGCCGCGCGCCCCGGGTCGGTTTCGTCTCCCTGGGCTGTCCCAAGGCCCTGGTGGATTCCGAGCGCATCTTGACCCAACTGCGCGCGGAGGGGTACGACATCGCGCCCACTTACGACGGCGCGGACCTGGTGGTGGTCAACACCTGCGGCTTCATCGAAGCCGCGGTGGAGGAATCCCTGGCGGCCATCGGCGAAGCCTTGGCAGAGAACGGGCGGGTGATCGTGACCGGCTGCCTCGGCGCCAAGGGGACGCTGGTGCAACGAACCCACCCCCGGGTGCTGGCGGTGACCGGCCCTGAGGCCCTGGACGAAGTGATGGCGGCGGTGCATCGCCATCTCCCCAAGCCCCACGATCCCTTCCTCGATCTGGTGCCGCCCCAGGGACTGCGGCTCACGCCCCGCCATTACGCGTATCTCAAGATTTCGGAGGGGTGCAACCACCGCTGCACCTTCTGCATCATTCCGTCCCTGCGGGGCGACCTGGTGAGCAGGCCCGTCGGCGAGGTGATGCGGGAGGCGGAGGCGCTGGTGGAATCGGGCGTGAAGGAGCTGCTGGTCATCGCCCAGGACACGAGCGCCTACGGGGTGGACGTGAGGTACCGCACCGGCTTCTGGAACGGCCGGCCGGTGAAGACCCGCTTCGCCGACCTCGTCCGGGCTCTCTCCGGGCTGGGGGTCTGGGTCCGGCTACACTACGTCTATCCCTATCCCCATGTGGACGAGGTGCTCCCCCTGATGGCGGAAGGCAAGGTCCTGCCGTACCTGGACGTGCCGTTCCAGCACGCGAGCCCGCGCATCTTGAAGCTCATGAAGCGCCCCGCCAGCGGCGAGGACAACCTCCAGCGCATCCGCGCCTGGCGGACCCAGGTGCCGGGGCTCACGATCCGCAGCACCTTCATCGTGGGCTTTCCGGGGGAGACGGAGGCGGAGTTTGAGGCGCTGCTCCGGTTCCTGGAAGAAGCCGAGCTGGACCGGGTGGGCTGCTTCGCCTACTCGCCGGTGGAGGGCGCCGCCGCCAACGCCCTGCCCGACCCCGTGCCGGAAGAGGTGAAAGAAGCGCGGCGCTCGCGTCTCATGGAGGTCCAGGCGCGGGTGAGCCGCAAGCGGCTGGCCCGCAAGGTGGGCGCCAGGATGCCTGTCCTGATCGACCAGGTGACCCCGCGCCACGCCCTGGGCCGCGGCCCCGGCGATGCGCCGGAGATCGACGGCGTCGTGCGGGTGGAGGGAGCGTCCGGGCTCAAACCGGGAGACCTGGTGGAAGTGACCATCACCGGCTCGGACACCCACGATCTGCGCGCCATCCCCGTTGGACGGGCGCCGCAGCAGGCCGCGCGGACGGCAGCAGGCTGA
- the phaR gene encoding polyhydroxyalkanoate synthesis repressor PhaR yields the protein MSEGVRLIKKYPNRRLYDTAASSYITLADVKQLVLDHVEFRVVDAKTNEDLTRSILLQIILEEESGGVPMFSRDMLSQIIRFYGHAMQGMMGSYLEKNIQTFIDMQKRLQEQSKAMYGENPLFNSDAWAQFLKIQGPAIQGLLSNYLEQSANLFLEMQQQLQKQTRNLFGGFPFPGFQTPSEPESKPSSAPDTSSAGESTEQGKKNP from the coding sequence ATGAGCGAAGGGGTCCGTCTCATCAAGAAGTACCCGAATCGCCGCCTGTACGACACGGCGGCCAGCAGCTACATCACCTTGGCCGACGTCAAGCAGCTCGTTCTGGACCACGTGGAATTCCGGGTGGTGGACGCCAAGACCAACGAGGATTTGACGCGCAGCATCCTGCTGCAGATCATCCTGGAGGAGGAAAGCGGGGGCGTGCCCATGTTCTCCCGGGACATGCTGTCCCAGATCATCCGCTTCTACGGCCATGCGATGCAGGGGATGATGGGCAGTTACCTGGAAAAGAACATCCAGACCTTCATCGACATGCAGAAGCGGCTGCAGGAGCAATCCAAGGCCATGTACGGGGAGAATCCCCTTTTCAACTCCGACGCCTGGGCCCAGTTCCTCAAGATCCAGGGTCCCGCCATCCAGGGATTGCTCTCCAATTATCTGGAGCAAAGCGCCAACCTGTTCCTCGAAATGCAGCAGCAGTTGCAGAAGCAGACCCGCAACCTCTTCGGCGGCTTCCCATTCCCCGGCTTCCAAACGCCCAGCGAGCCCGAGTCCAAGCCGTCATCCGCGCCTGACACCTCGAGCGCGGGTGAATCCACGGAGCAGGGCAAGAAGAACCCTTAA
- the phbB-2 gene encoding beta-ketoacyl-ACP reductase, which translates to MAQRVAVVTGGMGGLGEYICMRLADQGCKVVATHSPGNKKVAEWTAEMKAKGYTFYTVGVDVADYESCAAAMQQVQKDVGPVDILVNNAGITRDMTFRKMTKADWDAVIRTNLDSCFNMTKQVCDGMVERGWGRIINISSVNGQKGAFGQTNYSAAKAGMHGFTKALALEVAKKGVTVNTISPGYIGTKMVLAIPQDVLESKILPQIPVGRLGKPEEVAGLVAYLASDEAAYVTGANFAINGGQHMY; encoded by the coding sequence ATGGCACAAAGAGTCGCAGTGGTCACCGGCGGGATGGGCGGGCTGGGCGAATACATCTGCATGCGGCTTGCCGACCAGGGCTGCAAGGTGGTCGCCACCCACTCTCCGGGCAACAAGAAAGTGGCCGAATGGACCGCCGAAATGAAGGCCAAGGGCTACACGTTCTACACCGTGGGGGTGGACGTGGCGGACTACGAGTCGTGCGCGGCCGCCATGCAGCAGGTGCAGAAAGACGTGGGGCCGGTGGACATCCTGGTCAACAACGCCGGCATCACCCGGGACATGACCTTCAGGAAGATGACCAAGGCCGATTGGGATGCGGTGATCCGCACCAACCTGGATTCCTGCTTCAACATGACCAAGCAGGTGTGCGACGGCATGGTGGAGCGGGGCTGGGGCCGCATCATCAACATCTCCTCGGTGAACGGCCAGAAGGGCGCCTTCGGCCAGACCAATTACTCGGCCGCCAAGGCCGGCATGCACGGCTTCACCAAGGCGCTGGCCCTGGAAGTGGCGAAAAAGGGGGTGACGGTCAACACCATCTCGCCGGGCTATATCGGTACCAAGATGGTCCTGGCGATCCCCCAAGATGTGCTGGAGAGCAAGATCCTGCCCCAGATCCCGGTGGGACGCCTGGGCAAGCCGGAGGAAGTGGCCGGCCTGGTGGCCTACCTCGCTTCGGACGAAGCAGCCTACGTGACGGGGGCCAACTTCGCCATCAACGGCGGACAGCACATGTACTGA
- a CDS encoding hypothetical protein (possible pseudo, frameshifted) produces MVHNYLLGETPPPFDLLYWNSDGANLPGALYCWYVRHMYLQNELKTPGALTLCGVPVDLGKIRVPTYFLAAKEDHIVPWRAAYASARLLSGRIDFILTASGHIAGVVNPASKNRRNYWINKFPTATPEGWLEGARSVPGSWWKHWIRWIKRRSGPTVLAPAGVGSPAYPPIEPAPGSYVKARFE; encoded by the coding sequence GTGGTCCACAACTACCTGCTGGGGGAGACGCCGCCCCCCTTCGACCTCCTCTATTGGAATAGCGACGGGGCCAACCTGCCGGGGGCCCTCTATTGCTGGTACGTGCGCCACATGTACCTGCAGAACGAGCTGAAGACACCAGGCGCCCTCACCCTCTGCGGCGTGCCCGTGGACCTGGGAAAGATACGCGTTCCTACCTACTTCCTGGCGGCCAAGGAGGACCACATCGTGCCGTGGCGCGCCGCCTATGCCAGCGCGCGGCTGCTTTCTGGCAGAATTGACTTCATCCTGACGGCGAGCGGCCACATCGCTGGGGTGGTGAACCCGGCGTCGAAGAACCGGCGCAACTACTGGATCAACAAGTTCCCGACGGCCACTCCCGAGGGCTGGCTGGAGGGCGCCCGCTCCGTGCCCGGAAGCTGGTGGAAGCACTGGATCCGCTGGATCAAGCGGCGCAGCGGCCCCACCGTGCTGGCGCCCGCGGGGGTCGGCAGCCCAGCTTATCCCCCCATCGAGCCGGCGCCCGGGAGCTACGTCAAAGCGCGGTTCGAATGA
- a CDS encoding hypothetical protein (possible pseudo, frameshifted): protein MDAGRPAKGPAPRENEPQAQAAKGAGAPVPEASPTLKVALDPTVLLKALHRPPLAGGEILSAVTAGLAHELERWLDLQNRYGQRHLALWMRLLAGQLGAESDKEEAKPDRRFRSPEWRREPLFDYLRRAYLLNAEWLNAAAAQLPLDEAAKRKVQFFTRQWIEALSPANFPATNPEALKRAVETEGESLLRGLRNLLADLEKGRLSMTDESAFEVGRNLAITPGGVIYQNEVMQLIQYAPSTPRVHALPLLIVPPFINKYYILDLQPEDSFVRFAVENGLTVFLISWRNIPPELGRLTWEDYLERAVFQAMEVVGAVAGAPQMNLLGFCVGGTLLATAAGGAGRPGGQRVKCATFLTTMLDFERPGGDLGVHRRSLRGEEGSRVPGKRGHAGRGAGRRLRQPASPGSHLALRGPQLPAGGDAAPLRPPLLE, encoded by the coding sequence ATGGACGCGGGCCGACCAGCGAAAGGCCCCGCCCCCCGCGAGAACGAACCCCAGGCGCAGGCCGCAAAGGGTGCTGGCGCTCCCGTCCCGGAGGCTTCCCCGACGCTGAAGGTAGCGCTGGACCCCACCGTTTTGCTCAAGGCCCTCCACCGCCCGCCCCTGGCCGGCGGGGAGATCCTGAGCGCCGTGACGGCCGGGCTCGCCCACGAGCTGGAACGGTGGCTCGACCTGCAGAACCGCTACGGCCAGCGCCACCTGGCGCTGTGGATGCGCCTGCTGGCGGGGCAACTGGGCGCCGAAAGCGACAAAGAAGAAGCCAAGCCCGACCGGCGCTTCCGCAGCCCAGAATGGCGCCGGGAACCCCTTTTCGACTATTTGCGGCGCGCCTACCTGCTCAACGCGGAATGGTTGAACGCCGCCGCGGCCCAGCTTCCCCTGGATGAAGCGGCCAAGCGCAAGGTGCAGTTCTTCACCCGCCAGTGGATCGAGGCGCTCTCCCCCGCCAACTTCCCCGCCACCAATCCGGAAGCCTTGAAGCGGGCAGTGGAAACCGAAGGGGAGAGCCTGCTGCGGGGCCTGAGGAATCTCCTCGCGGACCTGGAGAAAGGGCGCCTCTCCATGACCGACGAATCGGCCTTCGAGGTGGGCCGCAACCTGGCCATCACGCCGGGCGGAGTGATCTACCAGAACGAGGTCATGCAGCTCATCCAGTACGCACCGTCGACGCCCCGGGTGCACGCCCTGCCCCTGCTCATCGTGCCCCCCTTCATCAACAAGTACTACATCCTGGACCTACAGCCCGAGGATTCCTTCGTGCGCTTCGCGGTGGAAAACGGGCTCACGGTGTTTCTCATCTCCTGGCGCAACATCCCCCCCGAGCTGGGACGTCTCACCTGGGAGGACTACCTGGAGCGGGCCGTGTTCCAGGCCATGGAAGTGGTGGGCGCCGTCGCCGGCGCGCCCCAGATGAACCTGCTGGGCTTCTGCGTCGGCGGCACGCTGCTCGCCACCGCCGCTGGCGGTGCTGGCCGCCCGGGGGGACAGCGGGTGAAGTGCGCCACCTTCCTCACCACCATGCTGGACTTCGAGAGACCCGGGGGAGATCTCGGTGTACATCGACGAAGCCTACGTGGCGAGGAAGGAAGCCGAGTACCGGGAAAGCGGGGTCATGCGGGGCGCGGAGCTGGCCGCCGCCTTCGCCAGCCTGCGTCCCCAGGATCTCATCTGGCACTACGTGGTCCACAACTACCTGCTGGGGGAGACGCCGCCCCCCTTCGACCTCCTCTATTGGAATAG
- a CDS encoding ZIP family metal transporter, whose protein sequence is MSPFAWIIAASLTGGLLSVLVAGALTLAARAAWIPWLVSYAIGALLGAAFLEMLPEAMAHGRSIEQTSGIVLLGIVVFFVLEKLVLWRHHHTHHSDGHDPALLPGARIRSGILILIGDTIHNFVDGVLIAAAFLTNLHLGIVTALAIIAHEIPQEAGDFLVLLHSGFSKAKALLFNLLSSMAMLLGALIGYAGLESMRELVPPLLGFAAASMIYVAVADLIPDLHRTPALKAGAIQVLLIALGVGSIWAVGALVGGHAH, encoded by the coding sequence ATGTCCCCTTTTGCCTGGATCATCGCCGCCAGCCTCACGGGCGGCCTCTTGAGCGTGCTGGTGGCGGGAGCCCTCACCCTCGCCGCCCGCGCCGCCTGGATTCCCTGGCTGGTGAGCTACGCCATCGGGGCGCTCCTCGGCGCAGCGTTCCTGGAGATGCTGCCGGAAGCCATGGCCCATGGCAGGAGCATCGAGCAGACGAGCGGCATCGTGCTCCTCGGCATCGTGGTGTTCTTCGTGCTGGAGAAGCTGGTGCTGTGGCGCCACCACCACACCCACCATTCGGACGGCCACGACCCGGCGCTCCTGCCCGGGGCCCGCATCCGCAGCGGCATCCTCATCCTCATCGGCGACACCATCCATAACTTCGTCGACGGGGTGCTGATCGCCGCCGCCTTCCTCACCAACCTGCACCTGGGCATCGTCACGGCGCTGGCCATCATCGCCCACGAGATTCCCCAGGAAGCCGGCGACTTCCTGGTCCTGCTCCATTCCGGTTTCAGCAAGGCCAAGGCCCTGCTCTTCAACCTGCTCTCCAGCATGGCCATGCTCCTGGGGGCGCTGATCGGCTACGCGGGGCTGGAGAGCATGCGGGAGCTGGTGCCGCCGCTCCTCGGGTTTGCCGCCGCCAGCATGATCTACGTGGCGGTGGCGGACCTGATCCCGGACCTGCACCGTACGCCGGCGCTCAAGGCCGGCGCCATCCAGGTGCTGCTGATCGCCCTGGGCGTGGGATCGATCTGGGCAGTCGGGGCGCTGGTGGGCGGCCACGCCCATTGA
- a CDS encoding hypothetical protein (possible pseudo, frameshifted), protein MDKTPGRVVHPGSGNWRGTLLNALLHHCPALAALPRAGIVHRLDKDTSGPLVVAKTLTAHAGLVRQLAAREVRREYLALVQGDLERGGTIDAPVGRHPTQRTRMAVVAAGKAAVTHYEVLERFGACTLLRCRLETGRTHQIRVHLTSIGHPLVGDPVYRRNAALPAPCRAFRRQALHAATLAFTHPASGRALRFDSPAPPDLAASSRRCAARHRRRDGDALRRDHPGLARAAPGAGARHHAERAA, encoded by the coding sequence ATGGACAAGACGCCAGGGCGCGTCGTCCACCCGGGCAGCGGAAACTGGCGCGGCACGCTGCTCAACGCCCTGCTCCACCACTGCCCCGCGCTGGCGGCGCTGCCGCGGGCGGGCATCGTGCACCGGCTCGACAAGGACACGAGCGGGCCTCTGGTGGTGGCAAAGACCCTGACGGCGCACGCGGGCCTCGTGCGGCAGCTGGCCGCGCGCGAGGTGCGCCGCGAGTACCTCGCGCTCGTCCAGGGCGACCTCGAGCGCGGCGGCACGATCGATGCGCCGGTCGGCCGTCATCCGACGCAGCGCACGCGCATGGCGGTGGTGGCGGCCGGCAAGGCCGCGGTGACCCATTACGAGGTGCTGGAGCGCTTCGGCGCCTGCACGCTGCTGCGCTGCCGTCTGGAAACCGGCCGCACGCACCAGATCCGCGTCCACCTCACCTCCATCGGCCATCCGCTCGTCGGCGACCCGGTCTACCGCCGCAACGCGGCGCTGCCCGCGCCGTGCCGCGCGTTCAGGCGGCAGGCGCTGCACGCGGCCACGCTCGCGTTCACCCATCCCGCCAGCGGTCGCGCGCTGCGGTTCGATTCGCCGGCGCCGCCCGACCTGGCGGCCTCATCGAGGCGCTGCGCCGCCCGCCACCGGCGCCGTGACGGCGATGCGCTCCGCCGCGATCATCCCGGACTGGCCCGCGCCGCGCCGGGTGCGGGCGCTCGTCACCACGCGGAGCGGGCGGCGTGA